A window of the Symbiobacterium terraclitae genome harbors these coding sequences:
- a CDS encoding ROK family protein, whose amino-acid sequence MRLAIGIDLGGTSIAGAVVDSAGRKLAILRRPTPASEGPTVVLAAMQEMVAELLARSPGPVLGIGLGITGTMDREAGISIISPNFEGWRNVDVLTPFRQRFGLPVVMDNDVRVGALGELHFGAGRRYRSFLFTAIGTGIGGGIVFDRQLYRGPYGTAGEFGHIPIRADGGPRCGCGATGCLEALCSGPAIRRRALEALADRSEPSVLRSLPAEEVSARTLAEAARAGDRLAQQLWEEIGADFGLGVAAYYNLLGPEAVIVGGGVSLAGDLLLEPARRAARERLMSPIRDHVELVPAELGDEAAVVGAATLVEGLVVA is encoded by the coding sequence ATGCGGCTGGCCATCGGCATCGACCTGGGCGGCACCTCGATCGCCGGCGCCGTGGTGGACAGCGCGGGGCGCAAGCTGGCCATCCTCAGGCGGCCGACGCCGGCCAGTGAAGGGCCCACTGTGGTCCTCGCGGCCATGCAGGAGATGGTGGCCGAGCTCCTGGCCAGGTCGCCCGGCCCGGTGCTGGGCATCGGCCTCGGCATCACCGGCACCATGGACCGGGAGGCCGGGATCTCCATCATCTCGCCCAATTTCGAAGGCTGGCGGAACGTCGACGTGCTGACCCCCTTCCGGCAGCGCTTCGGCCTGCCGGTGGTGATGGACAACGACGTGCGGGTGGGCGCACTCGGCGAGCTCCACTTCGGCGCCGGCCGCCGGTACCGCTCGTTCCTTTTCACGGCCATCGGCACCGGCATCGGCGGCGGCATCGTCTTCGACCGGCAGCTGTACCGGGGCCCCTACGGCACCGCGGGCGAGTTCGGCCACATCCCCATCCGGGCGGACGGCGGCCCCCGCTGTGGCTGCGGGGCCACCGGCTGCCTGGAGGCCCTCTGCTCGGGCCCGGCCATCCGCCGGCGGGCGCTGGAGGCCCTGGCGGACCGGAGTGAGCCCTCGGTCCTGCGGTCGCTGCCGGCGGAGGAGGTCTCCGCCCGGACCCTGGCCGAGGCGGCCCGGGCGGGGGACCGGCTGGCACAGCAGCTGTGGGAGGAGATCGGCGCGGACTTCGGGCTGGGCGTCGCGGCCTACTACAACCTGCTGGGCCCGGAGGCGGTGATCGTGGGCGGCGGGGTCTCGCTCGCCGGCGACCTGCTGCTGGAGCCCGCCCGCCGGGCGGCCCGGGAGCGTCTGATGTCGCCCATCCGGGACCACGTGGAGCTGGTGCCGGCCGAGCTGGGCGACGAGGCCGCGGTCGTGGGCGCCGCAACCCTGGTGGAAGGGCTGGTGGTCGCCTGA
- a CDS encoding bifunctional phosphoglucose/phosphomannose isomerase yields MARIDLQDAAAITAADTLSMLALQMGYPEQFREGIALARAFNLPPLPADTHEVVILGTGGGSAASGNLLRSYLFGEGRVPIHVVQGYNCPGFVDEHSVVIAVSHSGKTEEINSSFEQAARTGATLVAMGAGGRLKETATRLGAPYLDVPGGLMPRVAIGYIFAPILVMLERWGLCGDQSQALDESIALMAELAREYGPESPVERNLAKQVTQRIADRIPVVYGFADHFDAVAWRWKNQLGENSKYMAFWNTIPHLHHDEAVGWDMQPELMRQLAFVLLRDQAGESAQMVKRWTATREILAERAGACVEVESRGESLLARMLSLVVLGDFVSCYMAIAKGVDPTPVAIIDLFKKKVGQ; encoded by the coding sequence ATGGCCAGGATCGATCTGCAGGACGCGGCTGCCATCACGGCTGCCGACACCCTTTCCATGCTCGCACTCCAGATGGGTTACCCGGAGCAGTTCCGGGAGGGCATCGCACTGGCCCGCGCGTTCAACCTGCCGCCCCTGCCCGCCGACACGCATGAGGTCGTCATCCTCGGCACCGGCGGCGGCTCGGCCGCCAGCGGCAACCTGCTGCGCAGCTACCTGTTCGGGGAGGGCAGGGTCCCGATCCACGTGGTGCAGGGCTACAACTGCCCCGGCTTCGTGGACGAACACTCCGTGGTCATCGCCGTGAGCCACTCCGGCAAGACGGAGGAGATCAACTCGTCGTTCGAACAGGCCGCCCGCACCGGGGCGACGCTGGTGGCCATGGGCGCCGGCGGCCGCCTGAAGGAGACTGCCACCCGGCTCGGGGCACCGTACCTCGATGTGCCCGGCGGCCTGATGCCGCGGGTGGCCATCGGCTACATCTTCGCGCCCATCCTGGTCATGCTGGAGCGCTGGGGGCTCTGCGGCGACCAGTCGCAGGCCCTGGATGAGTCCATCGCCCTGATGGCCGAGCTCGCCCGGGAGTACGGGCCCGAATCGCCGGTGGAGCGGAACCTGGCCAAGCAGGTGACGCAGCGGATCGCCGACCGGATCCCGGTGGTCTACGGCTTCGCCGACCACTTCGACGCCGTGGCCTGGCGCTGGAAGAACCAGCTGGGCGAGAACTCCAAGTACATGGCGTTCTGGAACACCATTCCCCACCTGCACCACGACGAGGCGGTGGGCTGGGACATGCAGCCGGAGCTGATGCGGCAGCTGGCGTTCGTGCTGCTGCGGGACCAGGCCGGCGAGTCGGCGCAGATGGTGAAGCGCTGGACCGCCACTCGCGAGATCCTGGCCGAGCGGGCCGGCGCCTGCGTGGAGGTGGAGAGCCGCGGCGAGTCGCTGCTGGCCCGGATGCTCTCGCTGGTGGTGCTGGGCGACTTCGTCTCCTGCTACATGGCCATCGCCAAGGGGGTCGACCCCACCCCGGTGGCGATCATCGACCTGTTCAAGAAGAAGGTCGGCCAGTGA